A DNA window from Camelina sativa cultivar DH55 chromosome 17, Cs, whole genome shotgun sequence contains the following coding sequences:
- the LOC104754915 gene encoding uncharacterized protein LOC104754915 — protein sequence MENTVNMFGKSVFPRSPTRLQRQAPAALHLDRVPENPFLQQSCDAVAGAAIPLLSPLFVSPNSDSCLSTEGHVNPYQHASPSGEGHDFTFPVSITDKNGSQQSMDHKEGLQYSAKADHSDQMGLLNIFQTKCVLVDHSQ from the coding sequence ATGGAGAACACTGTGAACATGTTTGGAAAGAGCGTGTTCCCGAGATCACCCACTAGGCTGCAAAGGCAAGCACCCGCGGCTCTGCATCTTGACCGTGTTCCCGAGAACCCGTTTCTTCAGCAGTCTTGTGATGCTGTTGCAGGCGCAGCTATTCCTCTGCTTTCACCTCTCTTTGTCTCTCCAAATTCGGACTCTTGTCTCTCAACAGAAGGCCACGTAAATCCGTATCAGCACGCTTCTCCATCTGGAGAAGGGCACGATTTTACGTTCCCGGTGAGTATTACTGACAAGAACGGATCTCAGCAGTCAATGGACCACAAGGAAGGGTTGCAATATTCAGCTAAGGCCGACCATAGTGACCAGATGGGTCTCTTGAATATTTTTCAGACCAAGTGCGTGCTTGTAGATCATTCGCAGTGA
- the LOC104754914 gene encoding transcription initiation factor IIA subunit 1-like isoform X1: MGTTTTTSAVYIQVIEDVVNKVREEFINNGGPGESVLSELQGIWETKMMQAGVLNGPIERSSAQKPTPGGPLTHDLNVPYEGTEEYETPTAEMLFPPTPLQTPLPTPLPGTADNSSIYNIPTGSSDYPTPGTDNGSNADIKGRPSPYMPPPSPWTNPRLDVNVAYVDGRDEPERGNSNQQFTQDLFVPSSGKRKRDDSSAPYQNGGSIPQQDGACDAIPKANFECEALRITYVGNKKIPRDFICSSSKIPQADGPMPDPYDEMLSTPNIYSYQGPSEEFNEARTPAPNEIQTSTPVAVQNDIIEDDEELLNEDDDDDELDDLESGEDMNTQHLVLAQFDKVTRTKSRWKCSLKDGIMHINDKDILFNKVICASQISLVLFW, from the exons ATGGGTACAACTACTACAACGAGCGCTGTGTATATCCAAGTTATTGAGGATGTCGTCAACAAAGTCCGAGAGGAGTTCATTAACAACGGAGGCCCTGGGGAGAGTGTTCTCAGTGAGCTTCAAGGA ATTTGGGAGACGAAAATGATGCAAGCTGGAGTCTTGAATGGACCAATCGAGAGGTCATCGGCTCAGAAGCCAACTCCTGGAGGTCCACTGACTCATGATCTCAATGTTCCTTATGAAGGTACTGAGGAGTATGAGACTCCCACTGCTGAAATGCTCTTCCCTCCG ACACCATTGCAGACTCCGCTTCCGACGCCGCTTCCTGGTACTGCTGATAACTCCTCCATTTATAACATCCCTACCGGTTCAAGCGATTATCCAACTCCTGGAACTGACAATGGAAGCAACGCTGATATTAAAGGAAGACCCAGTCCTTATATG CCACCTCCTTCCCCGTGGACAAATCCCAGACTTGATGTCAATGTTG CTTACGTGGATGGTCGTGATGAGCCTGAGAGAGGAAACTCTAATCAGCAGTTTACGCAG GACTTATTTGTGCCATCCTCCGGTAAACGAAAACGTGATGATTCTTCTGCACCTTATCAAAATGGTGGATCTATACCTCAACAGGATGGTGCATGCGATGCTATCCCtaag GCAAATTTTGAATGTGAAGCACTCCGGATAACATATGTTGGCAATAAAAAGATCCCACGAGATTTCATCTGCTCATCATCGAAGATTCCTCAAGCTGATGGGCCAATGCCTGACCCTTATGATGAAATGTTGTCCACACCAAAT ATATACAGTTATCAAGGACCCAGTGAAGAGTTTAACGAGGCCAGGACTCCTGCTCCAAACG AGATCCAAACGAGCACTCCTGTTGCTGTACAAAACGACattattgaagatgatgaagagctGTTgaacgaagatgatgatgacgacgagtTGGACGACCTAGAAAGTGGTGAGGATATGAACACACAACATCTGGTTTTAGCTCAATTTGACAAG GTGACTCGCACAAAGAGCAGGTGGAAGTGCAGTCTGAAAGACGGGATCATGCATATAAATGATAAGGATATTCTCTTCAACAAAGTAATCTGTGCCTCCCAAATAAGCTTGGTGCTATTCTGGTAG
- the LOC104759106 gene encoding probable inactive L-type lectin-domain containing receptor kinase III.1, which produces MKPLYTIELFRQATSHITKHTFISSLSYYCPSMAFAYKSIALSIITQLCLVSCVLSQQNETKFLYHGFFEANLLKYGSSKILPSGILELTNTSRRQMGQAFYGFPIPFNKTKSLNSLSFSTSFVFSIDAPGHGLTFLISPSMDFTQAMPSQFLGLFNTSNNGNSTNRILAVEFDTVKSNEFLDVDDNHVGIDVNGLVSVESAPASFFSNKQSKNISLKLSSKDPIRAWIEYNGGEMLLNVTLAPLDISKPKFPLLSRKMNLSEIFLSEKMYVGFSASTGKITGNHYVTGWSFSREGKAQEFDLTLLPSLSTPSPSDFDDIDPILDPSTDSASLNPYRTKLICTLAIIIFMICN; this is translated from the coding sequence atgAAGCCTCTATATACGATAGAACTATTCAGACAAGCAACTTCACACATAACAAAACATACTTTCAtttcatctctttcttactATTGCCCATCAATGGCATTTGCTTACAAATCAATAGCTCTTTCCATAATCACCCAATTATGCCTCGTTTCTTGTGTGCTAAGTCAACAAAACGAAACCAAATTTCTTTACCACGGATTTTTTGAAGCTAATCTTCTCAAGTATGGATCCTCCAAGATCCTCCCAAGTGGCATATTGGAGCTAACAAACACCTCAAGGAGACAAATGGGTCAAGCTTTCTATGGCTTCCCCATACCCTTCAACAAGACGAAATCATTAAACTCGCTTTCTTTCTCCACAAGTTTCGTTTTCTCAATCGACGCACCAGGTCATGGCCTAACCTTTCTGATCTCACCGTCCATGGATTTCACCCAAGCCATGCCGAGCCAGTTTCTCGGTCTCTTCAATACTTCAAACAACGGGAACTCCACAAACCGAATTCTCGCGGTGGAATTCGACACGGTGAAGTCAAACGAGTTTCTTGACGTAGACGATAACCACGTAGGCATCGACGTGAACGGTTTGGTCTCCGTTGAATCTGCACCAGCTTCATTCTTTTCCAACAAGCAAAGCAAGAATATAAGCTTGAAGCTTTCGAGTAAAGACCCGATCCGGGCTTGGATCGAATACAATGGAGGGGAAATGCTTCTCAATGTCACATTGGCTCCTCTTGACATATCTAAACCTAAATTTCCTCTTTTGTCGAGAAAGATGAACCTTTCAGAGATTTTCTTGTCCGAGAAAATGTATGTTGGGTTCTCGGCATCCACAGGAAAAATCACGGGTAATCATTATGTAACAGGATGGAGCTTTAGCAGAGAAGGGAAAGCACAAGAGTTTGATCTCACTCTACTTCCTTCGCTTTCGACCCCGTCGCCATCTGATTTTGATGACATTGATCCCATCTTAGATCCTTCTACAGATTCAGCAAGCTTAAATCCTTATCGCACCAAGCTGATCTGCACACTTGCAATCATCATCTTTATGATTTGTAACTGA
- the LOC104754914 gene encoding transcription initiation factor IIA subunit 1-like isoform X2: MGTTTTTSAVYIQVIEDVVNKVREEFINNGGPGESVLSELQGIWETKMMQAGVLNGPIERSSAQKPTPGGPLTHDLNVPYEGTEEYETPTAEMLFPPTPLQTPLPTPLPGTADNSSIYNIPTGSSDYPTPGTDNGSNADIKGRPSPYMPPPSPWTNPRLDVNVAYVDGRDEPERGNSNQQFTQDLFVPSSGKRKRDDSSAPYQNGGSIPQQDGACDAIPKEQFFQANFECEALRITYVGNKKIPRDFICSSSKIPQADGPMPDPYDEMLSTPNIYSYQGPSEEFNEARTPAPNEIQTSTPVAVQNDIIEDDEELLNEDDDDDELDDLESGEDMNTQHLVLAQFDKVTRTKSRWKCSLKDGIMHINDKDILFNKATGEFDF, translated from the exons ATGGGTACAACTACTACAACGAGCGCTGTGTATATCCAAGTTATTGAGGATGTCGTCAACAAAGTCCGAGAGGAGTTCATTAACAACGGAGGCCCTGGGGAGAGTGTTCTCAGTGAGCTTCAAGGA ATTTGGGAGACGAAAATGATGCAAGCTGGAGTCTTGAATGGACCAATCGAGAGGTCATCGGCTCAGAAGCCAACTCCTGGAGGTCCACTGACTCATGATCTCAATGTTCCTTATGAAGGTACTGAGGAGTATGAGACTCCCACTGCTGAAATGCTCTTCCCTCCG ACACCATTGCAGACTCCGCTTCCGACGCCGCTTCCTGGTACTGCTGATAACTCCTCCATTTATAACATCCCTACCGGTTCAAGCGATTATCCAACTCCTGGAACTGACAATGGAAGCAACGCTGATATTAAAGGAAGACCCAGTCCTTATATG CCACCTCCTTCCCCGTGGACAAATCCCAGACTTGATGTCAATGTTG CTTACGTGGATGGTCGTGATGAGCCTGAGAGAGGAAACTCTAATCAGCAGTTTACGCAG GACTTATTTGTGCCATCCTCCGGTAAACGAAAACGTGATGATTCTTCTGCACCTTATCAAAATGGTGGATCTATACCTCAACAGGATGGTGCATGCGATGCTATCCCtaag GAGCAATTTTTTCAGGCAAATTTTGAATGTGAAGCACTCCGGATAACATATGTTGGCAATAAAAAGATCCCACGAGATTTCATCTGCTCATCATCGAAGATTCCTCAAGCTGATGGGCCAATGCCTGACCCTTATGATGAAATGTTGTCCACACCAAAT ATATACAGTTATCAAGGACCCAGTGAAGAGTTTAACGAGGCCAGGACTCCTGCTCCAAACG AGATCCAAACGAGCACTCCTGTTGCTGTACAAAACGACattattgaagatgatgaagagctGTTgaacgaagatgatgatgacgacgagtTGGACGACCTAGAAAGTGGTGAGGATATGAACACACAACATCTGGTTTTAGCTCAATTTGACAAG GTGACTCGCACAAAGAGCAGGTGGAAGTGCAGTCTGAAAGACGGGATCATGCATATAAATGATAAGGATATTCTCTTCAACAAA GCAACAGGCGAGTTCGACTTCTGA
- the LOC104754914 gene encoding transcription initiation factor IIA large subunit-like isoform X3 encodes MGTTTTTSAVYIQVIEDVVNKVREEFINNGGPGESVLSELQGIWETKMMQAGVLNGPIERSSAQKPTPGGPLTHDLNVPYEGTEEYETPTAEMLFPPTPLQTPLPTPLPGTADNSSIYNIPTGSSDYPTPGTDNGSNADIKGRPSPYMPPPSPWTNPRLDVNVAYVDGRDEPERGNSNQQFTQDLFVPSSGKRKRDDSSAPYQNGGSIPQQDGACDAIPKANFECEALRITYVGNKKIPRDFICSSSKIPQADGPMPDPYDEMLSTPNIYSYQGPSEEFNEARTPAPNEIQTSTPVAVQNDIIEDDEELLNEDDDDDELDDLESGEDMNTQHLVLAQFDKVTRTKSRWKCSLKDGIMHINDKDILFNKATGEFDF; translated from the exons ATGGGTACAACTACTACAACGAGCGCTGTGTATATCCAAGTTATTGAGGATGTCGTCAACAAAGTCCGAGAGGAGTTCATTAACAACGGAGGCCCTGGGGAGAGTGTTCTCAGTGAGCTTCAAGGA ATTTGGGAGACGAAAATGATGCAAGCTGGAGTCTTGAATGGACCAATCGAGAGGTCATCGGCTCAGAAGCCAACTCCTGGAGGTCCACTGACTCATGATCTCAATGTTCCTTATGAAGGTACTGAGGAGTATGAGACTCCCACTGCTGAAATGCTCTTCCCTCCG ACACCATTGCAGACTCCGCTTCCGACGCCGCTTCCTGGTACTGCTGATAACTCCTCCATTTATAACATCCCTACCGGTTCAAGCGATTATCCAACTCCTGGAACTGACAATGGAAGCAACGCTGATATTAAAGGAAGACCCAGTCCTTATATG CCACCTCCTTCCCCGTGGACAAATCCCAGACTTGATGTCAATGTTG CTTACGTGGATGGTCGTGATGAGCCTGAGAGAGGAAACTCTAATCAGCAGTTTACGCAG GACTTATTTGTGCCATCCTCCGGTAAACGAAAACGTGATGATTCTTCTGCACCTTATCAAAATGGTGGATCTATACCTCAACAGGATGGTGCATGCGATGCTATCCCtaag GCAAATTTTGAATGTGAAGCACTCCGGATAACATATGTTGGCAATAAAAAGATCCCACGAGATTTCATCTGCTCATCATCGAAGATTCCTCAAGCTGATGGGCCAATGCCTGACCCTTATGATGAAATGTTGTCCACACCAAAT ATATACAGTTATCAAGGACCCAGTGAAGAGTTTAACGAGGCCAGGACTCCTGCTCCAAACG AGATCCAAACGAGCACTCCTGTTGCTGTACAAAACGACattattgaagatgatgaagagctGTTgaacgaagatgatgatgacgacgagtTGGACGACCTAGAAAGTGGTGAGGATATGAACACACAACATCTGGTTTTAGCTCAATTTGACAAG GTGACTCGCACAAAGAGCAGGTGGAAGTGCAGTCTGAAAGACGGGATCATGCATATAAATGATAAGGATATTCTCTTCAACAAA GCAACAGGCGAGTTCGACTTCTGA
- the LOC104754913 gene encoding tropinone reductase homolog At1g07440-like, with the protein MAGAEQSQRWSLKGKTALVTGGTKGIGHGVVEELAGFGAVIHTCARDESQLNECLSKWKKKGFQVSGSVCDVTLRTERENLMQTVSSMFGGKLDILINNVGSIRAKPTVDFTAEDFSFHISTNLESAYHLSQLAHPLLKTSGSGNIVFMSSVAGVVSFTVSSLYSATKGAMNQLARNLACEWASDGIRTNAVAPGVIATPLAGAVYDDAFKKVMISRKPLGRFGEPEEVASVVAFLCMPAASYITGQTICVDGGLSVNGFSYQPQG; encoded by the exons ATGGCTGGAGCAGAGCAAAGCCAGAGATGGAGCCTTAAGGGCAAGACCGCACTTGTAACCGGTGGAACCAAAGGGATCGG GCATGGTGTAGTAGAGGAACTTGCAGGATTCGGGGCAGTGATACACACTTGTGCTAGAGATGAATCTCAGCTTAATGAGTGTTTGAGCaaatggaaaaagaaaggtTTTCAAGTCAGTGGTTCAGTCTGTGACGTAACTttgagaacagagagagagaacttgaTGCAGACCGTGTCTTCAATGTTTGGTGGCAAACTCGACATACTC ATAAACAACGTGGGATCGATTCGGGCAAAGCCGACGGTAGATTTTACAGCAGAGGATTTCTCGTTTCATATTTCGACCAACTTAGAATCTGCTTACCATCTGAGTCAGCTTGCACATCCTCTTCTTAAGACTTCAGGAAGTGGGAACATTGTGTTCATGTCTTCTGTTGCTGGAGTTGTATCGTTTACTGTTAGCTCCCTCTACTCTGCAACAAAAG GGGCGATGAATCAGCTAGCAAGGAATCTGGCATGCGAGTGGGCTAGTGATGGCATAAGGACTAATGCTGTGGCTCCTGGAGTCATTGCAACTCCTCTAGCTGGAGCT GTGTATGATGATGCGTTCAAGAAGGTGATGATATCTAGAAAGCCATTGGGGCGTTTTGGGGAGCCAGAAGAAGTAGCCTCGGTCGTGGCTTTTCTATGTATGCCTGCAGCTTCTTACATAACTGGTCAGACCATTTGTGTAGATGGAGGTCTCTCTGTCAATGGCTTCTCGTATCAGCCACAAGGTTAA